In the Halobacteriovorax sp. GB3 genome, AAAAGGAATTGTTCCCGATTTACCACCTATTTTAACATTAGCATTTGCATTTCTCTTACCTCCACCAACACTTAAAGTTTCAGAAACAGCCTCATCAAATGTTCTCTCTGTTCCTAAGCTCTGAGGCTCACTTCTTTGTGCTGATTGCGCTTCTTCTGCTGGGGATAAGGGTTCGTCTCTATATAGCCTTACAAGCCTTAGAAACTGATCCGTATAATCCTCTTCGACAAAATCTACAATTTCCATAGTAGGGATCTGCAATTTTGCGACGATTTTAGCAATAAGGTGTTCGTCGAGATCTCCAACTTTCATCGACATAAAGCGGCTCATCGTTGAAACACCAGTATCTGTGAGCTCTGCAAGCTGCTTTTGAGTCGCAACTCCTCGTAATCTCATATACTTTACAACAGTGGCCAAAAAGTCTTGAAAGCTTGCACGTTCAAATTTCGACATGGAATCCTCCTGGTGACGGTAAGTTATTAATTATTCATTATGTCACCCTAGGACCTAGCGAAAAATGTCTCACTAAAGTCCTCAATTTCATTATCGGAATTGCAAAAAAATTTCTTAATGCAATTTTCTTTCTTGACGCAACGAGTCAGGTATTCTATACTGCAATTGGGCTTCAAATAATGGAGCTTAAAGCACAGGATTCGGGGGTCACAAAATGAAAACTCTAACCAAGTTCTTCAATCCTATTTTTAACCAATCCCACAGTATCGCTCATTATGAGGTTATTGAAAATGAGACACTGAAAAACAGTGATCTTAAGGGGTTAAGTATTTCTGGTTCTCTCTTCTCTCTCACAACCTTTGTAAATGTGACTTTCGAATCTTGTGTCTTTTATGGAAGTGTTATTAAGAATTCGACGTTTTCAAATTGCAATTTCATTGATTGCAGATTCGAATTCTGTGAAATTACTGAAACAGATTTCCGCGGAACGAGCTTTCAAAATTGTTCTTGGGACTTCAGTCCAATCCGCGGCAACTTCTTCATGTTCTGCGATCTAGACGGCAAGACGACGTTTTTTGCAGGAAAAGAAGAAAATGAAATGATTTCATGTCGTTGCAACGAAGCCGTGACATGGGAAGAGGCGCTTGCTCCAACTGTTGAAGAGGTAAGTACTGAAAAACATTACGACAACCTCTCAGATTATCTCGGAGACAAGACGCGCACAATCTTAACTATGTTTAAAATTGCAGCTTGAAATACTGGCGAAAGTATCGGTCACATTGCCTCAAGGAATATGAATGCCAGAGACAAATCATTGAAATTAGAGGCAACTTATCTATTCCAGCACTGAATCATGGAGTGATTCTCTGGACAACTCAACGCCCTATCTGAAGATTTGCACCATGAAACTTGGTGCAAATCCCTCCCTCTTAAAGGAGAGCAAGGCAATGAAAGTATTTATCTACTCCAGTATTCTCTTGTTATTGCAAATAATTCTCATTAAAGAAGCTGTTGCTTCACAACATATCAATCTAACCCCAGTTAAGTCTGGTAATCTAAAGATGGGCCTATCCATTTCAAGACCTCATGAATTTCTTAACGCCTTGGAAACAGGAGATGCCACTTCTCTCACTGATTTCGCTGATTTTCTCTATGATGATTTAAAAGTTGGTGGAGGTATTGTTCTCATTTATCAATGGTAAGTAACCTATAAATATAACGAGGGGGCTTACGCCCACTCAGCTTTTCCATTACACTGCGGCCATGGAAAATATATTTATTCTCTTCTACACCAATTCAGAAAATATCAAACACTTAAAAGAAGAGATTAAGCTTCGCTATCCTTTCTTAAGGCCAAGCTTTTCTTATCAAAATCTTTTAAGTTTTAAGTCGGATAAAAATTTCAAGTTAGATAGCATCTTTCAAATTAATCCTGTCTTTGCTCGACGAGTTTCACTATTTATCGAAAAGACCACATCTTATGAAGTATTGCCAACAGACCATTTTGTAGATTTCGAAAATCATCCAACGGGAAAGCCTGCAACTGAAGTAGGTCAAAAAGTGAGAACGATCTATAAAATAAAAGAGAACTACTGGATCACCGAGCATATCCATAGTAATAAATTAAGTCCTTTTCCTGTTAGTGACCCATGTCTTATTCAACCTGAAGAAGCTCCTT is a window encoding:
- a CDS encoding pentapeptide repeat-containing protein is translated as MKTLTKFFNPIFNQSHSIAHYEVIENETLKNSDLKGLSISGSLFSLTTFVNVTFESCVFYGSVIKNSTFSNCNFIDCRFEFCEITETDFRGTSFQNCSWDFSPIRGNFFMFCDLDGKTTFFAGKEENEMISCRCNEAVTWEEALAPTVEEVSTEKHYDNLSDYLGDKTRTILTMFKIAA